A section of the Triticum dicoccoides isolate Atlit2015 ecotype Zavitan chromosome 7A, WEW_v2.0, whole genome shotgun sequence genome encodes:
- the LOC119331214 gene encoding nucleotide pyrophosphatase/phosphodiesterase-like — MGMAHVLLAAALAMVAAAATGSASPAEGIQPLSKIAMNKATVNLHGSAYVRATPALLGDQEEDTVWVTVKYGWENPSADDWIAVFSPADFISGSCPNPSRYPGEPLLCTAPIKYQYANYSANYLYGGKGAIRFQLINQRSDFSFALFTGGLENPALVTVSKQVAFKNPKAPVFPRLAQGKTHDEMAVTWTSGYDIGEAYPFVEWGVVASGGNPTRTPAGTLTFTRGSMCGEPARTVGWRDPGFIHTAFMRGLWPNKEYLYKIGHELSDETVVWGRSYTFRAPPTPGQNSLQRIIVFGDMGKAERDGSNEFANYQPGSLNTTDKLVEDLDNYDIVFHIGDLPYANGYLSHWDQFTAQVAPISANKPYMVASGNHERDWPSTGGFFDVKDSGGECGVPAETMYYYPAENRANFWYKVDYGMFRFCVADSEHDWREGTPQYKFIEECLSTVDRKHQPWLIFAAHRVLGYSSNSWYADQGSFEEPEGRESLQKLWQRHRVDIAFFGHVHNYERTCPLYQSQCVTSERSNYSGTMNGTIFVVAGGGGSHLSGYTSATPKWSVFRDKDYGFTKLTAFNHSSLLFEYKKSSDGKVYDSFTIHRDYRDVLGCVHDSCFPTTLAT, encoded by the exons GAAGAAGACACCGTATGGGTCACGGTGAAATACGGctgggaaaacccctccgccgatgACTGGATCGCCGTCTTCTCCCCCGCCGATTTCAT CTCGGGGTCGTGCCCTAACCCATCGAGGTACCCCGGCGAGCCGCTGCTCTGCACGGCGCCCATCAAG TATCAGTACGCCAACTACTCGGCCAACTACCTCTACGGGGGCAAGGGCGCCATCCGGTTCCAGCTCATCAACCAGCGCTCCGACTTCTCTTTCGCCCTCTTCACCGGCGGCCTCGAAAAC CCGGCGCTGGTGACGGTGTCGAAGCAGGTGGCGTTCAAGAACCCCAAGGCGCCGGTGTTCCCGCGCCTGGCGCAGGGCAAGACCCACGACGAGATGGCCGTGACGTGGACCAGCGGCTACGACATCGGCGAGGCCTACCCGTTCGTGGAGTGGGGCGTGGTCGCCTCCGGCGGCAACCCCACGCGCACGCCCGCCGGGACGCTCACCTTCACCCGCGGCAGCATGTGCG GCGAGCCGGCGCGGACGGTTGGGTGGAGAGATCCCGGGTTCATCCACACGGCGTTCATGAGGGGACTGTGGCCCAACAAAGA GTACTTGTACAAGATTGGGCATGAGCTCTCTGACGAAACGGTGGTGTGGGGCAGGTCCTACACTTTCCGGGCGCCGCCGACCCCCGGGCAGAACTCGCTGCAGCGCATCATCGTCTTCGGTGACATGGGAAAG GCGGAGAGGGACGGGTCAAATGAGTTTGCCAACTACCAGCCAGGGTCGCTTAACACAACGGACAAGCTTGTTGAAGATTTGGACAACTATGACATCGTCTTCCACATCGGCGACCTGCCCTACGCCAACGGGTACCTCTCCCACTGGGACCAGTTCACCGCACAGGTCGCCCCCATCAGCGCCAACAAGCCCTACATGGTTGCAAG TGGCAACCACGAGAGAGACTGGCCCAGCACCGGCGGATTCTTCGACGTCAAGGACTCCGGTGGCGAGTGCGGCGTGCCGGCCGAGACCATGTACTACTACCCGGCCGAAAACAGAGCAAATTTCTG GTACAAGGTGGACTACGGGATGTTCCGGTTCTGCGTGGCGGACTCGGAGCACGACTGGCGGGAGGGGACTCCGCAGTACAAGTTCATCGAGGAGTGCCTCTCCACGGTGGACCGGAAGCACCAGCCGTGGCTCATCTTCGCGGCGCACCGGGTGCTGGGTTACTCCTCCAACTCGTGGTACGCCGACCAGGGCTCGTTCGAGGAGCCCGAGGGCCGGGAGAGCCTGCAGAAGCTGTGGCAGCGGCACCGCGTCGACATTGCCTTCTTCGGCCACGTCCACAACTACGAGCGTACTTGCCCGCTCTATCAGAGCCAGTGCGTCACCAGCGAGCGGAGCAACTACTCGGGCACCATGAACGGGACCATCTTTGTCgtggcaggcggcggcggcagccacCTCTCGGGCTACACCAGCGCGACCCCCAAGTGGAGTGTGTTCAGGGATAAAGACTACGGGTTCACCAAGCTCACTGCCTTCAACCACTCGTCGCTTTTGTTCGAGTACAAGAAGAGCAGCGACGGCAAGGTGTATGACTCCTTCACCATCCATAGGGACTACCGCGACGTGCTCGGATGCGTGCATGACAGTTGCTTCCCCACCACACTTGCTACCTAA